A section of the Rubritalea squalenifaciens DSM 18772 genome encodes:
- a CDS encoding sulfatase encodes MKLITILFSLPTMAAVISLNLGSATAESKKPNFLIILADDLGSGDLSCTGSTQIKTPHIDSIAAGGALCTQGYTAAPVCAPSRCGLMTGKSPAMIGNDMNLGPNLDGMDPEFHGLNVKEKTMADRLKALGYTTAVVGKWHLGEKEQFQPAQRGFDIFHGFLSGGRDYFAQNKGNGGAREIQSTLGEVPEVTYLTDDLTDAGIKIIEQCKDEPFFLFMSYNAPHTPMQATKEDLALYEHIENKKRRTYCAMVHGLDRGVGRLLESLKENGVDQNTLVVFMSDNGGASSNSSCNAPLRAAKGTLLEGGVRTPFLVSWPGVITPGTIVDSPVSALDWMPTFIHAAGGSVSEKDGLDGLDLAGVLSGKVKEPAPRDLYWRFHGVNMMRSGDLKIIDRANALPWVFDLSKDPGEQNDLFKARLEEADSLKRKLGDWVLEVPHPLYWEGDNWAKIQAKAYEKSEAAKQPADHAPSAHQ; translated from the coding sequence ATGAAGCTAATAACCATCTTATTCTCGCTGCCAACGATGGCGGCTGTGATCTCTTTGAATCTGGGCAGTGCCACTGCTGAGTCGAAGAAGCCGAACTTCCTGATTATTCTCGCCGACGATCTAGGGTCAGGCGATCTCTCCTGTACAGGGAGCACCCAGATCAAGACACCGCATATTGATAGCATCGCTGCCGGAGGGGCTCTTTGTACCCAAGGGTATACCGCAGCACCTGTGTGTGCACCTTCCCGCTGCGGTCTGATGACTGGGAAGTCGCCAGCTATGATCGGTAACGACATGAACCTCGGTCCGAACTTGGATGGTATGGATCCTGAGTTTCATGGTTTGAATGTGAAGGAAAAGACTATGGCTGACCGCTTGAAGGCCTTGGGCTATACCACGGCAGTGGTAGGCAAATGGCATTTGGGGGAAAAAGAGCAGTTCCAGCCAGCCCAGCGTGGCTTTGACATATTTCATGGATTCTTGAGTGGTGGCAGAGACTATTTCGCGCAAAATAAGGGCAATGGTGGGGCTAGAGAGATTCAGTCCACTCTTGGTGAAGTACCGGAAGTGACTTACCTGACTGATGATTTGACGGATGCAGGCATCAAGATCATTGAGCAATGCAAGGACGAGCCATTCTTCCTTTTTATGAGCTATAATGCCCCGCATACGCCAATGCAGGCAACCAAGGAAGATCTAGCTCTCTACGAACACATAGAGAATAAAAAACGCCGTACCTATTGTGCTATGGTGCATGGGCTTGATCGTGGTGTGGGGCGATTGTTAGAGTCTTTAAAAGAGAACGGCGTAGATCAGAATACGCTGGTTGTGTTCATGAGTGACAATGGTGGAGCGAGCAGTAATTCATCCTGCAATGCTCCACTGAGGGCTGCTAAGGGGACTCTACTTGAAGGTGGTGTACGTACACCATTCCTTGTCAGTTGGCCGGGGGTGATTACTCCAGGAACAATCGTTGATAGCCCTGTGTCGGCCTTGGATTGGATGCCGACATTCATCCATGCAGCTGGAGGTAGTGTGAGTGAGAAAGATGGCTTAGACGGTCTGGACCTGGCGGGTGTGCTCTCAGGCAAGGTAAAAGAGCCAGCGCCTCGTGACCTGTACTGGCGATTCCATGGAGTGAATATGATGCGCTCAGGGGATCTGAAGATTATTGATCGGGCCAATGCTTTGCCTTGGGTATTTGATCTATCCAAAGATCCTGGTGAGCAAAATGATCTTTTCAAAGCACGTTTGGAGGAAGCTGATTCGCTGAAAAGGAAACTCGGTGACTGGGTACTGGAAGTACCACATCCTCTCTATTGGGAGGGCGATAACTGGGCTAAGATCCAAGCCAAAGCTTATGAGAAAAGTGAGGCTGCCAAGCAACCAGCAGATCATGCTCCAAGTGCTCATCAGTAG
- a CDS encoding OmpA family protein, producing MANHGYSWRNVKHGSSFSLPKSENFGRWVGVAIVLAILLHVLLFFGLKNMTIVMDSIGEMLEIQTEPVRVVNVDDSKMIPEAKMETVETPEVTGELLEEIEALEALPENTEIDMSPAIQEPDLTVKMEIPAMKGSDLAESLDPIAGPKFDESMSDLGRMDDIIQPAAVGQVVVDPGEMSADIYDPDKFNEEMEKKGANGLADKGALDKFTPLSTMANMSGNALENATGMIGSDLLFDYNKATLRESARNSLLKVALLIDKNPKLNCWIGGHTDLIGGDDFNYELSVKRAQAVKDWLVTAMRIEPERLIVIGYGENQPLVSEGDENAQALNRRVEIKMRRGLPQDGESQVVKKAVEQEPKPKVEEEAPKENPPKAILVKPNGPPNIKPPAKAIPAEPDPGKAIPVEPGRAVIEPETPRAVPVE from the coding sequence ATGGCAAACCACGGATACAGTTGGAGGAATGTGAAGCATGGATCTTCATTCAGTCTGCCGAAGTCAGAAAACTTCGGGAGATGGGTAGGTGTGGCTATTGTCTTGGCGATTCTTCTTCATGTTCTCCTGTTTTTCGGCCTGAAGAATATGACGATCGTGATGGACAGCATTGGTGAGATGCTGGAAATCCAGACCGAGCCAGTTAGGGTAGTCAATGTTGACGACTCGAAGATGATACCCGAAGCGAAGATGGAGACCGTGGAAACACCTGAGGTGACGGGGGAGCTTTTGGAGGAGATCGAGGCCTTGGAGGCCCTTCCGGAGAATACCGAGATCGATATGAGTCCGGCGATTCAGGAGCCTGATTTGACCGTGAAGATGGAAATTCCGGCTATGAAGGGCTCGGACCTAGCTGAAAGTCTGGATCCTATAGCTGGACCCAAGTTTGATGAGAGCATGAGCGATCTTGGCAGAATGGATGACATTATCCAGCCTGCTGCTGTTGGTCAGGTCGTGGTCGATCCAGGTGAGATGTCCGCGGACATCTATGATCCGGACAAGTTTAACGAAGAAATGGAGAAGAAAGGCGCCAACGGTCTAGCTGACAAGGGTGCTTTGGATAAATTTACTCCACTCAGCACAATGGCAAACATGAGCGGAAACGCCTTGGAGAATGCCACCGGTATGATCGGCTCAGACCTTTTGTTTGATTACAACAAAGCTACCCTACGTGAGAGTGCCCGCAACAGTCTGCTAAAAGTGGCGCTGCTGATTGATAAGAATCCTAAGCTGAACTGTTGGATTGGTGGACACACGGATCTGATAGGTGGTGACGACTTTAACTATGAACTTTCCGTCAAGCGTGCTCAAGCGGTGAAAGACTGGCTGGTGACCGCCATGCGTATCGAGCCTGAGCGCTTGATCGTGATAGGCTATGGTGAGAATCAGCCATTAGTCTCTGAAGGGGATGAGAATGCCCAGGCTCTGAATCGCCGTGTTGAGATCAAGATGCGCAGAGGGCTTCCGCAAGATGGAGAATCCCAAGTAGTCAAGAAGGCGGTAGAGCAGGAACCCAAACCGAAAGTAGAGGAGGAAGCACCTAAAGAGAACCCTCCCAAGGCCATTCTGGTAAAGCCCAATGGGCCACCTAATATCAAGCCACCAGCCAAAGCTATTCCCGCGGAGCCTGATCCGGGCAAGGCTATTCCAGTGGAGCCTGGTCGCGCTGTCATCGAGCCTGAGACACCACGTGCTGTGCCGGTTGAATAG
- a CDS encoding arylsulfatase, with translation MKLKITSILCGLMTLVSHAAEKPNILILFPDDVGWQNVSVYGLGTMGYRTPNIDRLAREGIMFTDHYAQPSCTAGRAALITGQYPIRSGMTTVGRPGGELGLKPQSHTLAEVLKGLGYATGQFGKNHLGDRNEHLPTMHGFDEFFGNLYHLNTQEEFEQVDYPKDPEYFKKYGTRGVLHTWATDVDDETVDPRFGKVGKQKIEDTGQLSRERMTTADQEFIDASVNFIKKAQEADKPYFVWFNPCRMHMYTRLSDKSRYLAAEHTTEHDFYGSGLIEHDRQIGEFLATLEKMGALENTIVIYSTDNGPEHSARLHGGTTPFRGEKMTTYEGGVRVPMIVRWPGKIPAGKVLSGIQSHMDIYTTLAAAAGEPDIAKKVLEEHKQPIDGVNNLDYWMGKTDKSARDHYLYYYESSIKAIRYKQWKLNFETSENYYDNYKKQKFPVMYNLRMDPFESFDGVTDRSDIVQAKQWLNEPVQHLLGEHIKSLSEYPPVQKAASFDFSAIMDQLMSGKQ, from the coding sequence ATGAAGTTAAAAATAACCTCCATCCTATGTGGCTTAATGACATTGGTGTCTCATGCTGCTGAGAAGCCTAACATTCTCATATTATTCCCCGATGATGTGGGCTGGCAAAACGTGAGTGTCTATGGATTAGGTACCATGGGCTATAGAACCCCGAATATTGACCGCTTGGCGCGTGAGGGAATCATGTTCACCGACCACTATGCACAGCCATCATGTACTGCTGGGCGTGCAGCACTGATTACAGGGCAATATCCTATTCGAAGTGGTATGACGACAGTAGGTCGCCCAGGTGGAGAACTTGGTCTTAAACCACAGTCGCATACTCTAGCAGAGGTTCTTAAAGGTCTCGGCTATGCTACTGGGCAATTTGGCAAGAACCACTTAGGTGACCGCAATGAGCATCTTCCTACGATGCACGGTTTTGATGAATTCTTTGGCAATCTCTACCACCTGAATACTCAAGAAGAGTTCGAACAGGTGGATTACCCCAAGGATCCAGAGTACTTCAAAAAATATGGTACCAGAGGCGTTCTTCATACCTGGGCGACAGATGTGGATGATGAGACGGTGGATCCAAGATTCGGAAAGGTTGGTAAACAGAAGATCGAAGATACTGGACAGTTGTCTCGTGAACGCATGACTACAGCTGACCAAGAATTTATAGATGCTAGTGTCAATTTTATCAAGAAAGCTCAGGAAGCTGATAAGCCTTACTTTGTGTGGTTCAATCCATGCCGCATGCATATGTATACGCGCTTGAGTGATAAGAGCCGCTACTTGGCAGCAGAACACACTACGGAACATGACTTTTACGGAAGTGGTCTGATTGAGCACGACCGCCAGATCGGTGAATTTCTAGCGACACTCGAAAAAATGGGAGCGCTTGAAAATACCATCGTGATCTATTCCACGGACAATGGACCAGAGCACAGTGCTCGTTTACATGGTGGTACTACACCATTCAGAGGTGAAAAGATGACGACCTATGAAGGAGGCGTGCGAGTCCCTATGATTGTGCGCTGGCCCGGCAAGATCCCAGCAGGCAAGGTACTCAGTGGGATCCAGTCCCATATGGACATCTACACCACATTAGCTGCTGCTGCTGGAGAACCAGATATTGCCAAGAAGGTGCTTGAGGAGCACAAGCAGCCTATCGATGGGGTGAACAACTTAGACTATTGGATGGGCAAGACTGACAAAAGTGCACGAGACCATTACCTCTACTACTATGAGTCCAGCATCAAAGCGATACGCTACAAGCAGTGGAAACTTAATTTTGAGACCAGTGAGAACTATTATGATAACTACAAGAAGCAGAAGTTTCCGGTCATGTATAACCTTCGCATGGATCCGTTCGAAAGTTTTGATGGCGTGACTGACCGCTCGGATATCGTGCAGGCTAAGCAATGGCTCAATGAGCCCGTCCAGCATTTGCTGGGCGAGCACATAAAATCGCTTTCAGAGTATCCACCAGTGCAGAAAGCAGCCTCGTTCGACTTCAGTGCCATCATGGATCAGCTGATGAGTGGCAAGCAATAG
- the rsmA gene encoding 16S rRNA (adenine(1518)-N(6)/adenine(1519)-N(6))-dimethyltransferase RsmA encodes MTGGDIKSVLQQKGVIPSKKLGQNFLCDQNVARWIVEQLDPQPHDTVVEVGPGTGALTEHLVGRVKKVILVEFDARLAEYLRERFADRDDVEVNHADGAKFDVRQLFKDAPIKFLGNLPYSAGGAIMRNFMKCPTPVVKAVLMLQKEFIDRIVAKPRTKAYGVLTLRMQSEWVSKPVKTVPPEAFHPMPLIDSTVMTCELKPEGDLPVYDARLFDELIRRGFAQRRKQIKGQLPKNREWKEVGEKLGLLETARAEEISLEDWVEITREYDDHPLKDIPQKDDEMFDVVDENDEVIRQEQRAVVHAENLLHRAVHVLVFNKKKELLLQKRSRLKDNFPGVWDSSAAGHLDAGEDYESCVIRELEEEMGITGAEVQQFAKVPASANTGWEFIGLYLARYDGALRFPCSEVDAAQWFSMEQVEEWIAARPEDFAPGFLECWEIFQSKMKEAQE; translated from the coding sequence ATGACAGGCGGCGATATTAAATCGGTTTTACAGCAGAAGGGAGTGATTCCTTCTAAAAAACTGGGGCAGAACTTTTTGTGTGATCAAAATGTGGCCCGCTGGATTGTGGAGCAACTTGATCCACAACCGCATGATACCGTCGTGGAGGTAGGCCCTGGTACTGGTGCGCTGACTGAGCATCTGGTGGGAAGAGTGAAGAAGGTGATTCTGGTGGAGTTTGATGCCCGCTTGGCCGAGTATTTACGCGAACGCTTTGCCGACCGTGATGATGTGGAAGTGAACCACGCGGATGGGGCTAAGTTCGACGTCCGCCAACTTTTCAAGGATGCTCCGATCAAGTTTTTAGGAAACCTGCCGTATTCCGCAGGAGGTGCGATCATGCGTAACTTCATGAAGTGTCCTACTCCTGTGGTGAAGGCGGTACTGATGCTGCAGAAGGAATTTATTGACCGCATCGTGGCTAAGCCGCGTACCAAAGCCTATGGGGTTCTGACTCTACGCATGCAGAGTGAGTGGGTGAGCAAGCCAGTGAAAACAGTCCCGCCAGAGGCATTCCATCCGATGCCTTTGATAGATTCGACTGTGATGACTTGTGAGCTGAAGCCGGAAGGCGACCTGCCCGTCTATGATGCGCGCCTCTTCGATGAACTGATTCGTCGTGGCTTTGCCCAGCGCCGTAAGCAGATCAAAGGGCAGCTGCCAAAGAACCGCGAGTGGAAGGAAGTGGGCGAGAAGCTTGGCCTGTTGGAAACAGCGAGAGCTGAGGAAATCTCCCTAGAAGACTGGGTGGAGATCACACGTGAGTATGATGATCACCCGCTTAAGGATATTCCTCAGAAGGACGATGAGATGTTCGATGTGGTGGATGAGAATGATGAGGTGATTCGCCAAGAGCAGCGCGCCGTGGTACATGCGGAGAATTTGTTGCACCGTGCAGTGCACGTACTCGTCTTCAACAAGAAGAAGGAACTGCTTTTGCAGAAGCGCTCCCGCTTGAAAGATAATTTTCCCGGCGTATGGGATAGCAGCGCCGCTGGTCATCTGGATGCCGGGGAGGACTACGAGTCCTGCGTGATCCGCGAGCTGGAGGAAGAAATGGGCATCACGGGGGCCGAGGTCCAGCAGTTTGCCAAAGTGCCGGCCAGTGCAAATACTGGTTGGGAATTTATCGGCCTTTACCTTGCTCGCTATGATGGAGCCTTGCGCTTCCCATGTAGTGAAGTGGATGCAGCCCAGTGGTTCAGCATGGAGCAAGTAGAGGAATGGATAGCTGCTCGTCCTGAAGACTTCGCGCCTGGATTCTTGGAGTGCTGGGAAATATTCCAGAGCAAGATGAAAGAAGCCCAAGAGTAA
- a CDS encoding PEP-CTERM sorting domain-containing protein, with protein MKKHNILLPALFLAATPAFGAITLTKAVEDFDYIYTMDVAPNNQDLDSNGTDDWWDTGVPTVSGGYATNTAADQIFRGDFTDSIWRSVVSDNTGTVAWTMEITVGKVGGTQGTNGWFGIATDVEGPSSAIYIKDDRISIEQGAVDLDFLVGTDFTTGYHTVRIAHDAEAGGYYYWVNGTLLNDDTSTPIAPGNGSFSGSQSTFIGDYGGAISGDYSIDSLSLTSGAYAAVAVPEPSTSLLGVIGVGALLLRRRRA; from the coding sequence ATGAAAAAACACAACATCCTCCTACCGGCTCTATTCCTTGCTGCCACACCAGCATTTGGAGCCATTACACTTACCAAAGCCGTAGAAGACTTTGATTACATCTACACCATGGATGTAGCTCCTAACAATCAGGATCTCGACAGCAATGGTACAGACGACTGGTGGGACACCGGAGTACCTACAGTCTCCGGCGGCTACGCCACGAACACAGCTGCCGACCAGATTTTCCGTGGTGACTTCACTGACTCTATCTGGAGAAGTGTTGTCTCCGACAATACTGGCACAGTCGCTTGGACCATGGAAATCACCGTTGGTAAAGTTGGCGGCACACAAGGCACCAATGGGTGGTTCGGTATCGCTACAGATGTAGAAGGTCCATCCAGCGCCATCTACATCAAAGATGACCGCATCAGTATCGAACAAGGTGCAGTTGACTTGGACTTCCTCGTCGGTACTGACTTCACCACAGGTTACCACACCGTTCGTATCGCTCACGATGCTGAGGCTGGTGGCTACTACTACTGGGTCAACGGTACTCTACTCAACGACGACACTTCCACTCCGATCGCTCCTGGAAACGGAAGCTTTTCAGGTAGCCAGTCCACCTTCATTGGTGACTATGGTGGAGCAATTAGCGGAGATTACTCCATCGATTCCCTCAGTCTGACCAGTGGCGCCTACGCTGCAGTTGCTGTTCCAGAGCCAAGCACCTCACTACTTGGTGTCATTGGTGTCGGAGCTTTGCTACTGCGCCGCCGCAGAGCCTAA
- a CDS encoding metallophosphoesterase, which produces MLTRRHFTKGIVGSLFASQVEGFAGIKGLKKPSVLDPDRGIEGKGWSMVVLPDTQNYAKFAKNQQHFDLMTEWIRDHIGAWNIKAVLHEGDFVEQNDIKEGGGRGWGEQNSASQWRSAQRSMSTLYGHVPTILTTGNHDYGIRNAETRETQFNNHFGLTDNPLVCDGKGGGIWREGFPNSFGAVTLENALYTFDAPDGRKMLVLSLEWGARDEVVEWAKSVLAKQEYQDHFGILLTHAYLNGDNLRDGTKGHQSGNPHTYPTGKNGQTTNDGTELWEKLVKVSPQLKLVLNGHIMGRHVGYRKDAADGGHKVHQMVFNAQGLGGGSDERGNGGDGWLRILTFEPNGKELSVRTFSPLRQKLGKDMWNTGDDHDFVVSV; this is translated from the coding sequence ATGCTCACACGCCGACATTTTACCAAGGGAATCGTAGGAAGTTTGTTTGCCAGTCAAGTCGAGGGCTTTGCTGGAATCAAGGGATTGAAAAAACCTTCCGTGTTGGATCCGGATAGAGGAATTGAGGGCAAGGGCTGGAGTATGGTGGTTCTTCCAGATACTCAGAACTACGCGAAGTTTGCCAAGAATCAGCAGCACTTCGATTTGATGACGGAGTGGATCAGGGATCACATTGGGGCTTGGAATATCAAGGCGGTGTTGCATGAGGGAGATTTTGTGGAGCAGAATGATATCAAAGAGGGAGGTGGGCGTGGCTGGGGCGAGCAGAACTCCGCATCCCAGTGGCGGTCTGCCCAGAGGAGTATGTCGACTCTGTATGGACACGTGCCGACAATTCTTACTACAGGAAACCACGACTATGGGATACGCAACGCGGAGACGCGCGAGACGCAGTTCAACAATCACTTCGGCCTGACTGATAATCCCTTGGTGTGCGATGGCAAAGGTGGGGGAATCTGGCGTGAAGGATTTCCCAATAGCTTTGGTGCGGTGACACTGGAGAATGCTCTGTATACCTTTGATGCTCCCGATGGGAGGAAGATGCTAGTGCTGTCCTTGGAGTGGGGTGCGCGAGATGAGGTGGTGGAGTGGGCGAAAAGTGTCCTAGCCAAGCAGGAGTACCAGGATCATTTTGGGATCCTTCTCACGCATGCTTACTTAAATGGAGATAATCTACGTGATGGCACGAAAGGCCACCAATCTGGAAATCCGCACACCTACCCAACGGGGAAAAACGGACAGACGACCAATGACGGTACCGAACTCTGGGAGAAATTGGTCAAGGTGTCTCCGCAACTTAAGTTGGTGCTGAATGGCCATATCATGGGGCGTCATGTGGGCTACCGGAAAGATGCTGCAGACGGAGGTCATAAAGTGCATCAGATGGTATTCAATGCTCAAGGCTTGGGGGGAGGCAGCGACGAAAGGGGAAATGGCGGTGATGGCTGGCTTAGAATCCTAACCTTCGAGCCGAACGGAAAAGAACTTAGTGTCCGCACCTTCTCTCCACTGAGGCAGAAGCTTGGTAAAGACATGTGGAACACTGGAGATGACCACGACTTTGTGGTGAGTGTCTGA
- the nagB gene encoding glucosamine-6-phosphate deaminase produces the protein MKKIPVEVFPSKAEATRKLAAETAELIRSNDAAGKKTVLGLATGSTPIAFYQELIRLHKEEGLSFANVISFNLDEYAGLPKEHKESYWYFMHQNLFDHIDIKPENINLPSGTVAEADIPAHCAEYEQKIKDAGGIDLQILGIGRTGHIGFNEPGSPKNSLTRAIELDPITREDAAPAFDGLENVPTAAITMGCGTILAARRIVLMAWGKNKAPIVNEAVTGPVNDIVSASYLQEHDNAVFYIDEEASTELPA, from the coding sequence ATGAAAAAGATTCCTGTAGAAGTTTTCCCAAGCAAAGCAGAAGCTACTAGAAAGCTTGCCGCTGAAACAGCAGAACTCATCCGCTCCAATGACGCCGCTGGCAAGAAAACCGTTCTTGGTCTAGCCACAGGCTCTACCCCGATTGCCTTCTACCAGGAACTGATTCGTCTTCACAAAGAAGAAGGCCTTTCTTTCGCTAACGTGATTTCCTTCAACCTGGATGAATACGCAGGTCTACCTAAGGAGCACAAGGAGTCCTACTGGTACTTCATGCACCAGAACCTTTTCGACCACATCGATATCAAGCCTGAGAACATCAATCTCCCATCAGGTACTGTAGCCGAAGCCGACATTCCAGCTCACTGTGCTGAGTACGAACAAAAGATCAAAGATGCAGGTGGCATCGATCTTCAGATTCTCGGCATTGGCCGCACCGGTCACATCGGCTTCAACGAGCCAGGTTCTCCAAAAAACTCACTCACTCGTGCCATCGAGCTGGATCCAATCACTCGTGAAGATGCAGCTCCTGCATTTGACGGTCTTGAGAATGTTCCTACAGCCGCCATCACCATGGGCTGCGGAACTATCCTCGCTGCTCGCCGAATCGTCCTCATGGCATGGGGTAAGAACAAAGCTCCTATCGTCAACGAAGCCGTGACAGGCCCGGTCAACGACATTGTCTCTGCCTCCTACTTGCAGGAGCACGACAACGCCGTCTTCTACATCGACGAAGAGGCCTCCACAGAGCTTCCTGCTTAA
- a CDS encoding peroxiredoxin, with product MKPEVGQVAPDFEAPVIGGEYGEEESSVKLSELKGERVVLVFYPKDNTPGCTTQGCSMRDDWNKLKGKARIFGVSIDPIKSHVKFIDKQSLPYALISDEEKAIVEAYGVWVEKQMYGKKYMGTERSTFVIGIDGKIEAVLEKVKPAAHLDDLLAVLDA from the coding sequence ATGAAACCTGAAGTTGGACAAGTTGCGCCGGATTTTGAAGCACCAGTGATTGGTGGTGAGTATGGGGAAGAGGAGAGCTCTGTGAAGCTTTCTGAGCTGAAAGGTGAGCGTGTAGTGCTCGTCTTTTACCCGAAGGATAATACGCCGGGCTGCACGACACAGGGATGCTCCATGCGAGACGACTGGAACAAGCTCAAGGGCAAGGCCCGCATCTTTGGCGTCAGCATCGATCCGATCAAGAGCCACGTGAAGTTTATCGATAAGCAGAGCCTTCCTTACGCGCTGATCAGTGATGAGGAGAAGGCAATCGTGGAAGCTTACGGCGTGTGGGTGGAGAAGCAGATGTATGGTAAGAAATACATGGGCACGGAGCGCAGTACCTTCGTGATCGGTATTGATGGTAAAATCGAAGCCGTGCTGGAAAAAGTAAAGCCAGCAGCGCACTTGGACGATCTGCTGGCTGTTTTGGATGCTTAA
- a CDS encoding twin-arginine translocation signal domain-containing protein produces the protein MSNSDPFIDPTTISRRRFLQHMGIAGAATFFGLYNTASFAEMLAATPRLTEGPFYPNKLPLDTDNDLLVINDSITPALGEVTHLSGRILTQAGTPVRNALIEIWQVDNSGCYIHTGDTNNRAKQDKNFQGYGRFITDSSGAYYFRTIKPVSYPGRTPHIHVGVSVNGKRVLTTQILVKGEAQNERDGVFRSIRDAQLRDTLVAEFKPLKDSKIGELTAEFNITLGVTVPDKVEKIKGGIGPSEWGKRR, from the coding sequence ATGTCCAACTCAGATCCATTCATTGATCCTACTACTATTTCTCGACGCCGCTTCCTCCAGCACATGGGAATCGCTGGTGCGGCCACTTTCTTCGGACTCTACAACACGGCCAGCTTTGCTGAAATGCTCGCCGCCACTCCCCGCCTCACCGAAGGCCCTTTCTACCCGAACAAACTCCCGCTGGATACGGACAACGATCTACTTGTCATCAATGACTCCATTACTCCTGCCCTAGGAGAGGTCACCCACCTCAGCGGACGTATCCTTACGCAGGCTGGCACTCCTGTCCGTAATGCCCTGATCGAGATCTGGCAGGTGGACAACAGCGGCTGCTATATCCACACTGGCGATACCAACAACCGCGCAAAGCAGGACAAAAACTTCCAAGGCTACGGCCGCTTCATCACAGACAGCTCCGGCGCCTACTATTTCCGCACCATCAAGCCTGTCTCCTACCCGGGTCGCACCCCACACATTCACGTGGGTGTCAGCGTCAATGGCAAGCGCGTGCTCACCACCCAAATCCTCGTCAAAGGTGAGGCTCAGAACGAGCGCGACGGCGTCTTCAGAAGCATTCGCGACGCTCAACTCAGGGACACTTTAGTGGCTGAATTTAAACCACTCAAAGACTCCAAGATAGGCGAACTCACCGCTGAGTTCAATATCACCCTTGGGGTCACGGTCCCCGACAAAGTCGAAAAGATCAAAGGCGGCATCGGCCCCTCCGAGTGGGGCAAACGCCGCTAA
- a CDS encoding alpha/beta hydrolase, which produces MSFLHSLKKKKLWKLLGLSAALISFSLALLVWYLAGEVVCPKRRVIQDYHHVYLEHREQHSITITQTTVLDGEAPVLIVEPKKYETTLSKRASILRNQLQEMDVALPYFGRTKANLVLLHGRKGRKEDMLPIAERFCAVGFRCILPDMPAHGESPRKFTNYGTTDFERDFPSAVLREVCVQQGYPEDLPAALWGMSMGGSYAIHNTSHDNAPWKCLIIVCSFDSLDRVILDNSQDYTGPFASPLSALVNRCCQWRAGLNPASVRPVDFAANIHIPTLVLHGTADKMVAYDRGKSLHAALGSENKQWIDVTDADHQNILITPQPIYAPMAKFLLENTL; this is translated from the coding sequence GTGTCGTTTCTCCATTCTCTAAAAAAGAAAAAGCTATGGAAGCTGCTTGGGCTAAGCGCAGCTCTCATCTCATTCAGTTTAGCCCTGCTCGTCTGGTATCTAGCAGGTGAAGTCGTATGCCCGAAACGGAGAGTGATCCAGGATTACCATCACGTGTACTTGGAGCACCGCGAGCAACACTCAATCACGATCACTCAAACTACTGTGCTGGACGGAGAGGCTCCTGTGCTCATCGTAGAACCAAAGAAGTATGAAACCACTCTCTCGAAGCGTGCAAGCATCCTCCGGAATCAACTTCAGGAAATGGATGTCGCTCTGCCATACTTCGGACGGACCAAAGCCAATCTCGTGCTGCTACACGGTCGCAAAGGCCGCAAGGAAGACATGCTCCCCATTGCTGAGAGATTCTGCGCCGTAGGTTTCCGCTGTATTCTGCCAGACATGCCAGCTCACGGTGAGTCTCCGAGGAAGTTCACCAATTATGGCACCACAGATTTCGAGCGAGACTTCCCCTCGGCCGTCCTGCGCGAAGTATGCGTGCAACAGGGATACCCAGAAGATCTCCCCGCCGCTCTCTGGGGCATGTCCATGGGCGGCTCTTATGCCATCCACAATACATCTCATGACAACGCCCCTTGGAAATGCCTGATCATCGTCTGCTCCTTCGATTCACTGGACAGAGTCATCCTCGATAACTCCCAGGACTACACAGGCCCTTTCGCATCTCCTCTATCCGCTTTGGTCAATAGGTGCTGTCAATGGAGGGCTGGATTAAACCCAGCCAGTGTCCGTCCAGTGGATTTCGCAGCAAACATTCACATTCCCACCCTCGTACTCCACGGCACCGCCGACAAGATGGTCGCTTATGATCGTGGCAAGTCTCTCCACGCAGCCCTTGGATCAGAGAACAAACAGTGGATCGACGTCACCGACGCCGACCACCAAAATATCCTCATCACTCCTCAGCCTATTTATGCACCAATGGCCAAATTCTTGTTAGAAAATACCTTATGA